In Defluviimonas aquaemixtae, the sequence GGCGTGCCCCAGCCCGCCTTTTCGGCCGCGAGCCGCAGCACGGCGGCGTGGCGCGGCGCATTGCCCAGCAGCGCCAGCCGGAACTCGAGCGGGTCCTTCCCGGCCGCCTCGGCCAACTCGTCGAGGAAGGTCTCGACGGCAAAGGCGGTATGCGTCGAGCCGACCGAGCGCCACCAGAGGACGGGCACGCCGACATTCGCCGTGGTCAGCCCGACCGTCTGGTTCGGCAGCGCGTAGGGCAGGTGGCTCGCGCCCTCGACCGAGGTCGGATCGACGCCGTTCTGGATCAGGCCCTCGAACGGGCCACCGGCGACGATGGACTGGCCGACGATGTGATGCTCCCACCCGGTGATGTTGCCGGCGTCGTCCAGCCCGGCCCGGATCGCGTGGGCGTAGGCCGGCCGGTAGCGTCCGCCGCGCATGTCGTTGTCGCGGGTCCACTGCACCTTCACGGGCGCCCGCCAGCCGATGGCGCGTGCCGCCGCCACCGCCTCGACGACGATATCCGCATCCGCCACCGCGCGGCGGCCGAACCCGCCGCCGGTCTTCATCACATGGAGCCGCACCTTGTCGGGCGTGGTTTCCGCGACCTGAGATGCGATGAACTGGTAAAGGTCCGGAACCTGATGACCGCCCCAGACTTCGACGACCCCGTCCTCGCCCATGCGGGCCACCGCGTTCAGGGGTTCCAGCGCGGCATGGGCGAGGTAGGGGAACTCGTACTCCGCCGCGATGACCTTGGCGGCCCCCGCAATTGCCCCGGCGCTGTCGCCCTCCTGCCGCGCGATAGCGGCGGGCGGCTCGGCAATGAGGGCGCGGTACTCCGCCAGGATCTCCTCGGACCCGCGGGTTTCGGCGGCGCTTTCGTCCCAGTCGGCGGTCACCGCTTCGCGCCCCTTCATCGCGGCCCACATGTGCTCGCCGATCACGGCCAGCCCTCGCGGCGTCTCGACCACGTCGACGACGCCTGGCATCGCCTTGGCGGCCTCGGCGTCGAACGATTTCACAGTCGCACCGAATTTCGGCGGGTGGATCATCACCGCCGTTAGCATCCCCGGCAGTTTGACGTCGATCGTGAAGTCATGCGTGCCGTTCGTCTTGGCGGCGCTGTCGTAGCGGCGGAGATCGGGATTGCCGATCATGGTCCACTCGCCCGGTTCTTTCAGCGCGATCTCGGACGGTATTGGCATCTCGGCGGCGCGCGCGGCCATCTCGCCGAAGCGCGCCGCGCCCGCCGTCGCATGGCTCAGCATCCCGTCCGCGACGGTGATCTCCTCTGCCGGCACGTCCCACGCCTCCGCGGCCGCCGCGACGAGCATCAGGCGCGCGGCCGCGCCGGCCGTCCGATAGCGGTCCCAAGATGAAAACATCGAGGTCGAGCCGCCAGAGCCCTGCGCCGCACCGCCCCAGGCGAGGTTGCCGTAGAGCGCCGGGTTCCCCGCGCCGCCCACGACATCGATCTGGTCCCAGCGGGCACCGAGTTCCTCGGCCACCAGCGTCGCGAGACCATTGTAAGAGCCTTGCCCCATGTCGAATTGCGACGAGATGACCGTCACCTGGTCGTCCCCGGTGATCGTGACATAGGCGCCGAATGGGCTTGCCTGCGCGTCGGCGGATTGCGCCGAAGCGGGATCAGGGCGAAAGCCCACGGAGAACCCCCCGGCCACCGCCGCCGCACCGAGCAGAAAGCCCCGGCGGGTCGGCTTGATGGCGGGAAGGACGAAGTTCAGTTTTCCGGGAAGCGCAAACATGGCTCAGGCCTCCAATCTGCGGGCGGCTTCATGGATCGCGCCGCGAATTCGGTGGTAGCTGGCACAGCGGCAGAGATTGCCGCCCATCGCCGCGTCGATGTCGTCGTCGCTGGGCTTCGGCGTCTCGGCCAGAAGCGCCACGGCGGACATGATCTGACCGGACTGGCAGTAGCCGCATTGCGGCACGTCCATTTCCGCCCAGACCGTCTGCACCGTTTCGGGCACATTGCCGCTCAGCCCCTCGATCGTCGTGATCGCGGCGCCCTCGGCATCGCCCACGAAGGTCTGGCACGAGCGGACGGGCACGCCGTCGAGATGCACGGTGCAGGCGCCGCACAGGGCCTGGCCGCAGCCGAACTTGGTCCCGGTGAGCCCGACGATGTCGCGGATCGCCCAGATGAGCGGCATGTCGTCATCGACGTCGAGCTGGTGGTCGGTTCCGTTGATATTGATCGTTCTCATTCTGATACTCCCGGTGGGGTTGGTCCTGGATGAGCGGGCTCGACGGCTCTGGGTGTCCGTGGGCCATTGCCTGTGCGCGGATAGCCGAATGCCGGGGCACGCCTTTCACAATTTGAAGATGATCCCTGCATCCTAGCACAATCGCCGCGGTTTTCGGATTAAGCCGATGGTCCCAATGTCGCGCATTGGTGGGCAGAAATCCGCCAGCGCGGCCCGTGCGATGGCGGGAATCGGTCACCGCATCATCCCGCATCCGCAAAGTGCGGGCCCGCCCTCGGCGCAATCTATCGCCGCGCGGCCTTTTGCTCGGCGACATTCAGGGCGATCAAATCTGAGTAAAGTTCGCCAATGTGCCGGGTGACGGGGCCCGCGCCCTCATCTTCGCCAATCGGCTTGCCATCGATCTCGGCCACCGGGGTCAAGGCGCCGAAGGTTCCGGTGAGGAAGGCTTCGTCCGCGCCATACGCCTCGTAGAGCGAGTAATTCTTCTCGAATACAGGAGTGCCGTTCTCGCGGCAGAGGTCGATCACCTTGCGGCGGGTGACCCCGTTCATGCAGTAGTCGCCCGTGGAGGTCCAAACCTCGCCCCGGCGCACGATGAAGAAGTTGCAGGCATTCGTGGTGTTCACGAAGCCATGCGGGTCGAGCATCAGCGCCTCGTCCGCGCCGGCCTGTTCGGCCTGAAGGCAGGCGATCACGCAGTTGAGCTTCGAATGGCTGTTGTACTTGGGGTCCTGGCTCATCGGCAGGCCGCGCACCTGCGGAACGGTCGCAAGCCGCACGCCCCTTCCTTTCAGGCTTGCGACCGGCCTGGAATGCTCGACGATCGCCACGATGGTCGGGCCGAACCGGGACAGGCTCGGATGCTGGAACGGTTTCGCCTTGCGCCCGCGAGTGACCATCAGGCGGCAATGGGCATCACCGGTCATCCCGTTGGCGGCCGCCGTGCGGTCGAGGATGTCGCGGATGCCGGACGGGCCCGTGCCGATGTCGATGGAGACCGACTTCAGCGAGTTGAACAGCCGGTCCATGTGATCGTCGAAAAAGGCCCATTCACCGTCGTGAAGGCGCAGTCCCTCCCACATGCCGTCGCCGAGCATGAAGCCGCTGTCGTAGACCGAGACGACGGCCTCTTCTTTCGGGAGGATGTCGCCGTTGACGTAGATATTGATGGTTTCGTTCCGCGCATCCACTTGGGAGTCGTGGGCGGACTGGCTGGGCTGTCTCATAAGTCTGTCTTCCATGCTGCGGTCGCGGGTCAACAGGCGCGCGTTCGGTGCGCTTCCCGGTCATCCTATCTGCAGCCAGACTCCGCAGGGAAGCTTGGCTGTGGATTGCCTCGGGCGTGCGCGATGAATGCGATAGTCCGTCGGAAAGGGCCGAATTGCGGAGTGCCGGAACTTGATCCGGCCAGACAGGAGCCGCCCGGATCAAGCCGAAAACGCGAGAGAAATGCATCTGGCTGAACACGCCACTTTGTCCGCCGCACCCATGATGGATGGCATGCACTTCGGCATGGGACGGTCCAATCTGCTTTAGCGCAAGTCCGGTCGACCTGTCCTTGGTGCGATCTATTTTTTCTCGGGCACTCCCTTCACAGGGGCAATGATTCCGGCTCTTCTCAGGGTCAGCACGGGGTAGTCAGGATCGTTCAGGTAGCGATCGAGCGTGAAATCCACTTCAAGCGACTTGAGTTCTTCAAGATACTTCTTCGCCGCGGCAATGTCGCCGGCATTGGCGCAAAGCGCCAGCAACTGCCGGCGAGGCGCCACGAACTTCGGGGCGACGCGGCTGGCGCGCTCGGCCGCCGACCTGGCTTCCTCGAGTCTGCCGGCGCTGATGCAGACAAGGGAATGGTAAAGGTCCCAAAGGTGCCCGAACTCATCGCGGGAAGCCATCGATCGACACGCGGCAGAAATCTCGTATGCCTTTGCGGGGTCGCCGACCGCGCTGTGCGCCATTGCCAGCGTCTGCCGGGCGAAAAGGTTGTTCCGGTTCCAGGCCATCGCCTGTTCGGCGAGCCTGGCGGGCCCCGTTAGCTCATCCTCCAGCATGATGCGCGTCAGAGCAACGAGTGCCACCGCCAGCCCGTTGTCGGGGGCGCGGGAAACCACGCTCGGGACAAGCTCGTCGATCTCATCCCGCCAGGCGTCGTGGTCCCCGTCGACCTTCTCCACGAGTTGCGCCATTCGGACGAAGGCGCGCCAGGCGAGATAGACGCCGTTCGGGTCCTCTTCATGGGCCTTGGTAAAGTAGCGGTGCGCCTCGTCGAAGCCGAGCGGATCGAACTGCGCGAGGCTCTTTGCACCCTGGAGTGCATCCTTGACAGCCTGTGACTCGGGCCTCGACGGGCTCAACCGCTCCGGTAGCTTGTGGATGACCTTGGTGGCTGCGCCATGCACGAGATCCGCGACGATGGTGCCGGTGATCGCTTCGGCGATCCCGCCCGATACGCTCTTGTGATCAGAATAAAGCAGGCATCCGTCCCTTGGGTCCTCGATCCTCAGGAAGATCACCGAGCGGTCGTCGTCTTGTGCGACGTCGCATCGGATCTCGAGATCGAACGTTCCTGAGAACCCCGCGCGGTCCGCCTTCAGAAACCGGCTGGCGGAGAGCCTGTCCTCCAGATTCCGGGCGACCTGGTCGGCGATGATGCGGCCGGTAACCCTCTCGGAGGATGTTCCGCTTTCGGACTTCTCGGCGCGAATGAGAAGGCCACGACGCAGCGGCTGCGTCGCGGGTGTCGGCACGTCCGCGCTGGCATAGTGGGCCCTGGCGTTTCGCAACCACTCGTCGAACTCTTCGTCCTTCGCGTCGAGCCCCTCGAGGAACTCCCTGCCGGTGCGGCGCGGGTCGGATGCCGCGATCAGATCCGTCTCGATGCGCTCGCTGTCCAGCCAGACGTCGCTGCGATCCGCGCCGAGCAGGTCCGCGTGGTCGCCGAACGCGTTTCTGATCTCGGTCAGCGTCTGCCTCAGGCTTCCGCTGGCCTGCGCGGGCCCACGGTCGCTCCACAGCTTGCTTTCCAGCCAGCGGCGGGATCGCTTCATGTCGCCGGCCTCGGCAAGAAGCGCCAGCAGGGCTCTGGGCTTCGAACCTTTCGGGGTAATGTCATTGCCATCGGGATCGGCGAGCGCAAGAGCTCCGAAAAAATTGATCCTGAAGCCCTTTTTCATAAAACGGGTCCCATGTGACCGCCCCGAACCAGGCGGCGCTCGGCCTGCATGCGCGATCTCTCGGCCAAGGGTGCACCGGGAGGCCGGCGAACGTCCGTCCGGCAAGAGCGCCGCGACATCTTCGCAAGTTTTTCGTCAGTCTAGCGTCAATTTTTCGGTTTCGCCAGTTGGATGAGGGCCGGGACGTTGACAGGCCAACAGGTTGGCGGTCATCATTTTTTTTCGCGCTGACACTTTTCTGCGGGGGACGGCTTGTATGGCTGGTAGAGCAGGAAGAGCAGGCCGGGCGGGCCGCGCCGGGCGGGCCGGACGTGCAGGGCGGGCAGGACGTGCCGGCCGCGCCTATTCCGAAGGCGAGGATGCGGCGCTCGATTCAGCGCTGCTGACGCATCGAGAGGGGATATCGCCTTTCTGGGATGGATCGCACGACCTCACGCCGACCTCGCGAGCCGATTTCGAGAGACTGAGGGCGCTCGCGCCGATCCCGCGAGAGGTGGTGATCGACCACCGCCTGTTCTACAAGTTCGTGACGAGCGACGCGGGCGGCGGAACCATCGGTCAGGTTCACTGCGATCTGGTGAGCGGCCCTGATCCGCTAGTGAAACTCACCGAGCCCGCCGATACGTTTTTTCGAGACCAGTTGCTGCACGTTCAGTCCTACGCCGACCTGCGCGAGGATCGGTTCGACGAGATCATCGTGCAGACCGAGGATATCCTGTCCTTCTTCGCCGCGATCCTGAAGATCGACCTCACTTATTCGGAATGGATCGCCGAACTGCTCGAGGCGGTCGTCCGGCTTTGCGGCTACACGGAATTTCCGCTGAAGTTCATTTTCGACGTGCCGAGGCCGAGCCAGTTGAGCGCAAGGGTCGTTCCGATGATCGAAACGCCCGGGCACGGCGCTTGGCCGTCAGGTCACGGCACCGAAAGCTTCGCCGTGGCCGCCGTCCTCTGCGGATTGCTGCACCGCTGGGAGGCGGGCGATGGGACCTTCAGGTTGCTGGATGTCGCCGTCGGCGGCAATCATGGCGCCACAATGCTACTGCGCACGGCGATGCGGATTGCCGACAACCGAGTCGTCGCGGGCGTTCACTATCCTTATGATGGCGTCGCGGGCGCGGCGCTCGGCCTCGCGATCGGCGAAGCGATCGTCAACTACGCGAGCGCGCAGGCTGCGACTCTCGCCTACGAGCTTCTCGCGCCGCCGGCGCAGAACTATGAGCTCAGCGAAGTGGTTCTGAAGAACCAGCTTCAGACGACGTCGAGGAACTTCGTTAGGGGCCCGCGCGATCCCCTGATCATAGGGCTTTGGGACCACGCCAAGGACGAAATGCCCTCGGAAAAGTGATGCGGGCCTCACACCCCGCGCTTGCGGATCGCCGGGTTGTCGAGGACGACCCGGTCGCCCAGCCGCGACTTCGGTAGGGGGGCCGTCACGGCGGTATCGGGAAGCGGGGCACCCAGCAGACGCAATACCTTGTCGCGGGTGAGCGTGGCCACGGCCGCGCTCGTCCCGTCGAGCGACACGGTGGCGTGCGAATGGACACCTGCCGCCCGGACGCCCCTCGGAGCCCGCGCGACGCTCGAAACCGCCGATGCCGTCGGTTGGTGTCCCGACCAGTCCGCGCCCTCCGACGTGTAGTCGGCCGGAGCGATATGGTGCGGCGGGGTGTTAAGAGGGTCGTGCCGGACGACCGCCCCGCCTGCGGTCAGGGCGCCGGCTGAATCAATGGTCGTGTAGGCCGAGTTCGTCCCCTCATGCGTGATGTCACCCGCCCCGTGAAAATCGTAGTCGCGGGTGCGCGGGTTGAATTCATGGACGCTTGGCGCGTCGAGATAGGATTGCCGCGCGCCTGTCCGCCGGGGATAGGGGCTGTCGTCGCTTTGGACCTGAAGCAGGAAATCCATCTCGGCGTCGCCGGTGTTCTCGACAAGGATCGTCCAGGCGCCGCTGGGGCTTGTCGGCTTCGTCGAGTTCAGCTCCTTCGTGGGGCGGAGCGAGATGAGGATGTAGGCCGGGATGGACAGCGCGAACATTGTCTGCGCCGCGCGGTGCGAGATCCACGCGATGTCCTCGCCGTTCGCGTTCACCAGTTTGCGAACGCCGCCGGCTGGAATGGTGTTCGGGCCAAAGACCTCGCCCGAAGGCGATCGGAGCTCGATCTTGAGCTTTTCCAGGTCGTTGCCCGGGAGCTTCGTCGAAGCGCGCAACTCGACATAGCTCGGCGTCAGGTCGCTTGGCTGCACCCGCAGGGTGAAGTCTCGCGGCTCTCCCTTGACCAGCTTGCGGCGCGCCACCTGCTGCTTCGCGTAGTCGTTTCCGTAGGGAAACACGACGAACACTTCGAGAGGAAACGGCAGGGCAGCGGCAATGTCGATTGTCTGGGCGATCACCTGTTCGAGAAGGGAGCGCCCGTCCTTCGACCCGGCAAGAACGCCGAGACTGATGTTCACGACCAGGGCGTCGGCCGTTCCAAATGTGTCGAGTATCAACCGCCACAGGCCAAGGATCACCTGCAGGGGCATCTTCTTGCCCGACGTGTCGTCGTAGACAACCGGTGGCAGTTGCACCACACGCATCGACACCTCTCCAAGCGGATCGCTAGACGACTGGTCGATGCCGCCGGCCAGATCCAGCATATGCGATCCGTGGCTGCCGCGATTTGACAGGCTGTGCCGAGTGAGCGGCGGGAAGAACAGCGCGGCCAGTTCCCGGTAGAGGACGGTTTCGCCTTCCTCTTGAAGGCGATCGAGCCATTGCCCGATCTGCGTCTTTCCAAGGACGGTTGGCGGCGCGCCCCAGGACTGCGCGGTGAAGTCGACGATCCGCGACACGCCCGCGCCGTCCCAGAACCGTGCGTTCAGCAGCGGGATGCAGTCGTCGACAATGCCAAGCACGACCCTGGGGCTTTCGGCCGCGGATTCCGCTTCGCCCTCGGATTCCGCTAGCGCCATGGCGTCGCCAACGATGTCGGGTGGAGGGTCCGGATCGGGGTCTCCGCCTTCAAACGCGACGGCGTCTTCAGTGACAAGACCGCCGACGGCGAGGACGACGAAAAGTTCATCGTCCCGCGCGGAGTCGAGCCGCCGGTAGATGATCGCCACGACCGGCTCGTCCTCCTTGCGCGTTAGTGCGGCGTAGTCCTGAACGAAGGGATCGAACGCGAGCCGCTCGGCTCTGCCGTTCGAAGTGAGCGCCCTGAAAAAATCCTCCGTCCGAAGGTTCGTGCTGACGGACTCCACCAGAATCGACTCCCAGAGCACGTCTGACTTGCTCTTCACGGGAATTCCCTGCCAGCGCAGACGCTCCACATCGAGCCCCCCGTCCTTGAGGAAGGCAAGATGGGTGGCAAACTCCAGATATCCATCCCGATCGGTCCTGAATTCGTCTCTCTTGGGAGCGTCTCCGTTCTGGTCGGCCATGAGGTCCTCCATTCGCTCTGAGAAAATGATGCCGTTCGGTCTTAGACCTGACAAGGAATTGGCCGCCAAGGACACGCCGTTGCACACGATTTGACGGTAGATTGACGCTGACACCTTCTTTCGGTGCGGTCTTCGCGGTGAAACAAACCCCGAACCGCCCTCGCGATGCCGTCGTCGCCGCTATTTTTAGGCCCGCGCCGATGTCGGGCTGCGCTTTTCGCGGATCGTTCACTTTCTGCTGACGGACGGTTGATGCCGCCCGGAGAGACTGGGGTGCCGGCAATCTCCGGCAACCAGGAGGACATCCCATGGCGAACATGGCAACATCCCGACCCGCACGGAAAGTGATCGCGGCCAGCATCACGGCGGCAATCGTGGCCACCACCCTCGCTGCGCTGCGCGGCTATCCGCCCGACATCATGCCGCTTGTCCTCGCGGACGCGCTGATGGCGGCGGCTTTCGCCTTCGTCGCGGGTTATCTCGTCCCGCCCGCCGACCGGGACCGGGCGACCCCTACGGCGATGCTACAGTCCTGATCGGGGCGAATTCCCTCGCCCCGAACCAAAGGCGCCCGGCGCGCCGAGTCGTCCGAGACAGGCAGGCCGGTCTCGATCCCTGAACCGTCGCGGGAAGAACGCGGCGGGACAGGTGCATTGCACTCCACCCACACCCCATCACCGAGCGTTCTGTGGCTGCGTCCACGCTGTGCGATGCACGGAATTCGCGCCATTTTGCGTTCTGCCAGTCATTTTGACGCTGCGATAACGATCCGCTGTCGGGACGATAACGCACTTCGCGCATAGTCGATCTTACCCTGTGAGGCGAGAAAGGAGCCTTTTGAAGTGAGTTTTTTCATTGCTATGCAGAACCGGCGGGCTACAGCAAGGCATTTGCACCCCCAGACGTTTACCAGCGCACGCAATGAGTTCCTGATTGTGTCGCGATCGGGTGGGCGGAATGAATTTTTAAGCATCTCCAATGCCGGTGATTGCACAGGGCAAGAGGAGGAGGCTCCGGCGGAGCTGAAACCCGATGCCGTGCTGCACGCAACGCTCGTCGCGCAGGGTCCTGATGGTGGCGAAATCTTCGTCGTGGAGCGCCAGAAGCGCAAAGGTCATGTCGGGGAAGGGCGCCATCTAGGGGGTGACGGTTACATTCTGCTTCATCAGGCCGAAGATAGGGTCAGCCTGACAGGAGCGGTGCGCTTGCGGCCGGGCGTGAATCCCCGCCCGGCCGGGAACTTGCCCGGCGCGACGGTGCGTTTTGACGCCGCCTATGTGCCCTGGAGCGGCGAGCGGCTGCCGGCGGGCTTCAACCAGGGTTGCAGAACGCGTTTCGGCGTCGTCTGACATATCTCCTGTGAGAACGTCCATTTTTCGAGGTTCGGAGCACTCTTGCCGCGGGTTCAAGAGCTTCGCGCAGTCGCGATGAATTACATCTTCGAGATCTGTTTTTTCTTTACCGATCGTCTACGACCACTCAGCGGCGTGTGCAGCAGATGTCCAAGCTCTGATCACGTGCCGTCGCGCCATCGGCTGGTACTTTCGGCTTTCTGGGAATTGCCGGCTCAACAATTCGGAGCGCCCTTTTCAATGACATGTCTCCAGGGCCCAGATATTATTGGCGCATCGCGGCGTATCAGTCCGGGGGGTTTTAACCGGAACTGAACATACCAGCCTCAGTGCAGAAGGTCCGGAGCGTCCCGCATTCTCGCCGTTCCCTTCAAACGCAGTAAACGGTGACGTGAAGGCGTCCGGCACGGCAAAACACGACGTCGAAGACTATTGCGGATCGGGTCAAGTGCCGCACTCAGGTCACCCACTACACGTTCAACCGTATTGGATTGCTTTCAGATCTGATCGCAGCGCCCCGACAATGGATGCGGCGGTCGGGTGTATCTCGGTCTCGCACGGGTGGAACACAACATTGGACATGAACCGGCCCGTGGCAGTAACGAGCTCGGTATCGATCCGGTGCGCGCCATGAGCGCCGGAATCGAGGAGCTCGACACTTGTCGCATCAAGTCCGGGGCCGCAGAGCGCCGCAGCAACCGCCGAGTTCAGATCGTATGGAAAGAGCGTAATAGCCTCACGCAGTGATCCCGACCAACTGGCCCCAAGGCCCGGACGGGCGGCACGAATGTGAAGCCGGGCGGTATGATCGTCAGCGCCATGGCCGATCCCAGCGAACCAGGGCGAGAACAGCCGCAACCTCGTCCCGTGCGCTTCGGCCACCTCCTCCAACCTCCGGCGAAAAGCATCATCGGCCAGTGCTCCCGCGCATACGGTCCAGAGGTCCGCCTTGGCCAGCGCCTGCGGGCCGAACGCCCGCAGCGCCCCGGGACCGGCCGTTTCGATGATCAGTCCGGCGGGCGCGGCGAGAAACGCGTCCGGATCAGCGGTATC encodes:
- a CDS encoding xanthine dehydrogenase family protein molybdopterin-binding subunit, which encodes MFALPGKLNFVLPAIKPTRRGFLLGAAAVAGGFSVGFRPDPASAQSADAQASPFGAYVTITGDDQVTVISSQFDMGQGSYNGLATLVAEELGARWDQIDVVGGAGNPALYGNLAWGGAAQGSGGSTSMFSSWDRYRTAGAAARLMLVAAAAEAWDVPAEEITVADGMLSHATAGAARFGEMAARAAEMPIPSEIALKEPGEWTMIGNPDLRRYDSAAKTNGTHDFTIDVKLPGMLTAVMIHPPKFGATVKSFDAEAAKAMPGVVDVVETPRGLAVIGEHMWAAMKGREAVTADWDESAAETRGSEEILAEYRALIAEPPAAIARQEGDSAGAIAGAAKVIAAEYEFPYLAHAALEPLNAVARMGEDGVVEVWGGHQVPDLYQFIASQVAETTPDKVRLHVMKTGGGFGRRAVADADIVVEAVAAARAIGWRAPVKVQWTRDNDMRGGRYRPAYAHAIRAGLDDAGNITGWEHHIVGQSIVAGGPFEGLIQNGVDPTSVEGASHLPYALPNQTVGLTTANVGVPVLWWRSVGSTHTAFAVETFLDELAEAAGKDPLEFRLALLGNAPRHAAVLRLAAEKAGWGTPPPEGRVRGLALAESFSSYVAQVAEISVDGGNVRVHKVVCAVDCGIAVNPDNIRAQMEGGIGFGLGAIMAEELTLVGGEVQDTNYDTYTPLRIDAMPEIEVHIVASGEPPTGVGEPGVPPIGPAVANAIYAATGKRVRRLPIEKALRA
- a CDS encoding (2Fe-2S)-binding protein — its product is MRTININGTDHQLDVDDDMPLIWAIRDIVGLTGTKFGCGQALCGACTVHLDGVPVRSCQTFVGDAEGAAITTIEGLSGNVPETVQTVWAEMDVPQCGYCQSGQIMSAVALLAETPKPSDDDIDAAMGGNLCRCASYHRIRGAIHEAARRLEA
- a CDS encoding aminotransferase class IV, giving the protein MRQPSQSAHDSQVDARNETINIYVNGDILPKEEAVVSVYDSGFMLGDGMWEGLRLHDGEWAFFDDHMDRLFNSLKSVSIDIGTGPSGIRDILDRTAAANGMTGDAHCRLMVTRGRKAKPFQHPSLSRFGPTIVAIVEHSRPVASLKGRGVRLATVPQVRGLPMSQDPKYNSHSKLNCVIACLQAEQAGADEALMLDPHGFVNTTNACNFFIVRRGEVWTSTGDYCMNGVTRRKVIDLCRENGTPVFEKNYSLYEAYGADEAFLTGTFGALTPVAEIDGKPIGEDEGAGPVTRHIGELYSDLIALNVAEQKAARR
- a CDS encoding phosphatase PAP2 family protein; the encoded protein is MAGRAGRAGRAGRAGRAGRAGRAGRAGRAYSEGEDAALDSALLTHREGISPFWDGSHDLTPTSRADFERLRALAPIPREVVIDHRLFYKFVTSDAGGGTIGQVHCDLVSGPDPLVKLTEPADTFFRDQLLHVQSYADLREDRFDEIIVQTEDILSFFAAILKIDLTYSEWIAELLEAVVRLCGYTEFPLKFIFDVPRPSQLSARVVPMIETPGHGAWPSGHGTESFAVAAVLCGLLHRWEAGDGTFRLLDVAVGGNHGATMLLRTAMRIADNRVVAGVHYPYDGVAGAALGLAIGEAIVNYASAQAATLAYELLAPPAQNYELSEVVLKNQLQTTSRNFVRGPRDPLIIGLWDHAKDEMPSEK
- a CDS encoding aspartate dehydrogenase domain-containing protein; translated protein: MDRTVSVIGAGRIGRGVIAFLRATPHFQLSRVLTRGGPPDTADPDAFLAAPAGLIIETAGPGALRAFGPQALAKADLWTVCAGALADDAFRRRLEEVAEAHGTRLRLFSPWFAGIGHGADDHTARLHIRAARPGLGASWSGSLREAITLFPYDLNSAVAAALCGPGLDATSVELLDSGAHGAHRIDTELVTATGRFMSNVVFHPCETEIHPTAASIVGALRSDLKAIQYG